The genomic interval ACCATCCGGGAACAGAATCATAGTTCCTCCTCATCATTCTTGTATGCACATCAGCAAACTTATCTCCTACTGCATCTTTTGTTTTCATCCACATTTCCATAATGCTTCTGCAAAGAAAAAGTTTGAGAAAGTTGTTAGCTTAAATACTTGTTTCTAAATATCTTAGATACTTGTTTCCAGAGttaatatatagaaaaaaatgGTTTCATACTTTCCATCAAAGAGAGCCACATGACTGATGGAAGCTGTCAATGTGGCAAAGCTCAGCCCGTAGGTGAAGGCGAAGAAGACACTTAAATAGAGTTTGCTGTAGCCATTATAAGCTTCTACGTTGAGATCAAAAGTCTCTTTGTTGAGAACTCGATCAACATTATATTTATGACCTTGTGCATCGAAAGTGGCAGCACCGAAAATGGGAAATCGTTTGGCTTCGTATACGTTGTTCCAGTAAAAGATGGGAAGAAGAATGTACATGACTAAGGCAAAACCAACTAAAGTATTGACAATGGCAAACAATGGTGTCGCTAATGGACTTCCCAAAAAGCTAGAAACCGTAGACCAGTCGATTCCAATAGCGCCAATGCCTAAGCCACTCAGTCCTGAACCTATCTGTTGAGCTGTGACAGATCTTTTCCATATCcagcaaacaaaagaaagagcaGTAAGGGAAGGGAAAAGGTATCCTGGGACGATATAATAAGCAAAACTCGATACAAACACCACGAAAAAGAATTGTATCCTGGTAAGTCCTCCCTTTGGCCTCTTCTCTTTTTCATGTAGTGccctgcaattttttttttttaacagattGAATAAATGCATCGTGTTGCTTCAAGTTCAAAAAATGGTGGAATTTGGAAGATGAATGAGCACCTGAATAGAGAAACTTGAACCAGGTTTGCTGGCCACCACATGTATGGAGAGTCCACGAGGTATCTTCTGAATATACCAGCCCACCCATAACCGAGCATCTGAATTgcccaaaacaaaatataaaaatcaaagtTGAGAAACTTTTAGAATGTTTTGTAACTGTAGTACTAatgtaaaattgtaaatataccTGAGTTGTTAGTGCAAGCAACAAGGCCGCTACCGGATGTATACTTCTTTTATAGAAAGCCCTGAGCATTGCAATAATATGGACAGCATAAACACCACTAGCTCCACAGCTAGCGAAAATGGTGATCAAAACATGTTCTTTAATATTGAAAGGCCCCGGATTAAATGAGAATGACCAGTTCGTTATTGgacatttaaatttctttgttgGAAGTGTTGCAGCCATCAGTTTTCCTATCGGCAGAACAAGAATCTGTGCCGAAACTGAACTCACAGTCAGTTGATTCTGGCGAAACCCGAAGAACCGGTTCAAAAATGCAAGAAGGCCACATGACAGTATCCCCAGAACCCATGTTCTGAATGTTAAAACTGGCAGCGATGGATCATCAGTAATGGGAACTGTGAGCCTCACTTCCTCAATTGGGTTATCGTTAACTTCTCCATCTCCTGCATGAAAAATTCGACAACATCATGTAAACATACTGGAGGTCAATATCCAGGACACCACATTTTTTACCCAAAATTCTTACATTATTTTCaatccgaaaaaaaaaaaataccagaGATGCGGAGATGCCTATCCGAGTACTCGGATTGAGGGACACTACCATCATGATCATAAAGCGTCATGTTTTGTCCTGAGACAAAATGGCAGTCCCTCAATGAACTTTTGTTTAGAGCATAGACATAAATAAACTCGCTATTTTTCCTGCTTTTAAGGCTTGGCTTCCTTAATATGTGGTACAAATTTTTGCTCGTTACAGTCTGTGCAAGCAGGCAAGGGTTTAATTTTATGACAGTAGCGGTTTTCACGCCTGAATTCTGCTTAGTCAAGCAAGCAAATCTAAAAATAGTAAACTTATTTCCTAAAAACTGAGATTATATGGAATCTTTGACTTCAATCTGCTTAAGAAATAAGGGTGATcacttattttgtttttttttatgtatctTGCATAAATTACAGTCCATGTTCTTTGACGCTTAGCATCCATTAATTACAAACCACGTTCTTTCGCCATTAGCCGCCCGCATTAACCATCCATTTGATGAATGGTCAATGCCAAAAGATCGTGGATTGTAATTTATGCAACCGTCAGCAGTTGTGCTGGTGCTCTTAACAATGTTTAGCATAAGTTTAAGCTGTTAACAATGTTTAGCATAAGGTTAAGCTCCCTTGTGAGCTCTCTTCCCCCCCCAACAAAAATGTGAAATAGGAGAAAATTCCCAATAAATTTGTGGGCTGTTAAAAATACAGTGTTCGAGCCCACAAACTTATTTGTATACAAGTTATGTGACATTggagaaaataaatcataagGACTAGAGAATATTTTCTACCTAACCAATAACCCAATACAGTAATGTCACCTTACTTTGTACGAGCTTTACTGCCCTATGTTATTTAGATGATTACCAACTTTTATTGGTCAATTTACAAGTAGGATAACATTTAATTTCACTGTGTTGGTTGGGATTAAAAAGAatcaataaacataaaatccaacaaagaatttctccttttttttcatGCTTATATGATTAAGAATACATTtgtactaataataataatgatataaaatccATCAATTCTTCACAAAATTCAATGCATATAATTTAAGCTATGCTCTTGCTAAAAGGAAATCTTCTTGTTAATTAATAAGCACTCAAAACACGGGGCATCCTTCAATCACAATTCCTGGAGCTGTAGGGCAAGTTGCCAAGGGACAATGATCAGTGCTATCCAAACCCCACCAATGCGGACCGAAAATATCATAAGATTGGAGGGTCAAGAA from Citrus sinensis cultivar Valencia sweet orange chromosome 9, DVS_A1.0, whole genome shotgun sequence carries:
- the LOC102618234 gene encoding oligopeptide transporter 1-like, with the protein product MTLYDHDGSVPQSEYSDRHLRISGDGEVNDNPIEEVRLTVPITDDPSLPVLTFRTWVLGILSCGLLAFLNRFFGFRQNQLTVSSVSAQILVLPIGKLMAATLPTKKFKCPITNWSFSFNPGPFNIKEHVLITIFASCGASGVYAVHIIAMLRAFYKRSIHPVAALLLALTTQMLGYGWAGIFRRYLVDSPYMWWPANLVQVSLFRALHEKEKRPKGGLTRIQFFFVVFVSSFAYYIVPGYLFPSLTALSFVCWIWKRSVTAQQIGSGLSGLGIGAIGIDWSTVSSFLGSPLATPLFAIVNTLVGFALVMYILLPIFYWNNVYEAKRFPIFGAATFDAQGHKYNVDRVLNKETFDLNVEAYNGYSKLYLSVFFAFTYGLSFATLTASISHVALFDGKSIMEMWMKTKDAVGDKFADVHTRMMRRNYDSVPGWWFHAVLVVSVALALYACEGFGKVLQLPWWGLLLACLIALGFTLPIGIINATTNQQPGLNVITELIIGFLYPGKPVANVVFKTYGYISMAQALAFLSDFKLGHYMKIPPKSMFIVQLVGTVVASSVYFGTAWWLLGSIKDICDTAALPEGSPWTCPGDDVFYSASIIWGVIGPGKMFTKEGIYPEMNWCFLIGFLAPVPVWLLSRKFPKKRWIKQIHMPIIIGTASSMPTAKAVHFNTWGVVGIFFNYYIYRKYKAWWARHTYILSGALDAGIAFMGVVIYFALQNYDNFGPNWWGLDSGDHCPLAKCPTAPGVKSKGCPVQ